From one Corvus cornix cornix isolate S_Up_H32 chromosome 21, ASM73873v5, whole genome shotgun sequence genomic stretch:
- the ANGPTL7 gene encoding angiopoietin-related protein 7 isoform X1 gives MPARPTVQLAWLCIVTVSVAIYPALLQKPPKRRMINGNAQLKMPGCCEEIKELKLQVANLSRMLQELSKKQEGDWANVVMQVMELEGSTKQMESRLIDAESKYSEMNNQIDIMQLQAAQTVTQTSVVDAVYDCSSLYQRNYRISGVYKLPPDEFLGIPELEVFCDMETDGGGWTIIQRRKVGLTSFNRDWKQYREGFGNIRGDFWLGNENIYRLSRRPTVLRVELEDWEGNTRYAQYRQFTLSNEINSYRLFVGNYTGNTGRDSLRYHNNTAFSTKDKDNDKCVDDCAQFRKGGYWYNCCTDSNLNGVYYRKGEHTKNMDGITWYGWHGSTYSLKRVEMKIRPEDFKP, from the exons ATGCCAGCAAGACCCACAGTTCAGCTGGCATGGCTCTGCATTGTCACCGTGTCTGTGGCAATctacccagcactgctgcagaagcCTCCCAAGAGGAGAATGATCAATGGGAATGCACAGTTGAAGATGCCAGGCTGCTGTGAGGAGATCAAGGAGCTCAAGCTGCAGGTAGCCAACCTCAGCAGaatgctgcaggagctgagcaagAAGCAGGAAGGGGACTGGGCGAATGTGGTGATGCAGGTGatggagctggaagggagcacCAAGCAGATGGAGTCCCGCCTCATCGACGCTGAGAGCAAATACTCCGAAATGAACAACCAGATAGACATCATGCAACTCCAGGCAGCTCAGACGGTCACACAAACATCAGTTG TAGATGCTGTTTATGACTGCTCATCACTTTACCAGAGGAACTACAGAATTTCTGGTGTTTACAAGCTACCTCCTGATGAATTTTTGGGAATTCCAGAGCTGGAG GTGTTCTGTGACATGGAGACAGATGGAGGTGGCTGGACTATCATCCAAAGACGTAAAGTTGGTTTGACATCGTTCAATAGGGACTGGAAACAATACAGGGAAGGATTTGGCAATATTAGGGGAGATTTTTGGCtgggaaatgaaaatatctACAGACTTTCAAGACGCCCCACTGTTCTAAGAGTAGAGTTGGAG GACTGGGAAGGTAACACACGCTATGCCCAATACCGGCAATTCACCCTTAGCAATGAAATAAATAGCTACCGGCTGTTTGTGGGGAATTACACCGGGAACACAGGGCGGGATTCCCTGCGGTACCACAACAACACAGCCTTCAGCACGAAGGACAAGGACAATGACAAGTGTGTGGATGACTGTGCCCAGTTCCGTAAAG GTGGATATTGGTACAACTGCTGCACAGATTCCAATCTCAACGGGGTTTACTACCGCAAAGGAGAACACACCAAGAACATGGATGGCATCACCTGGTATGGATGGCACGGATCAACCTATTCACTCAAGAGAGTGGAGATGAAGATCCGGCCAGAGGATTTCAAACCATAG
- the ANGPTL7 gene encoding angiopoietin-related protein 7 isoform X2 translates to MPARPTVQLAWLCIVTVSVAIYPALLQKPPKRRMINGNAQLKMPGCCEEIKELKLQVANLSRMLQELSKKQEGDWANVVMQVMELEGSTKQMESRLIDAESKYSEMNNQIDIMQLQAAQTVTQTSVDAVYDCSSLYQRNYRISGVYKLPPDEFLGIPELEVFCDMETDGGGWTIIQRRKVGLTSFNRDWKQYREGFGNIRGDFWLGNENIYRLSRRPTVLRVELEDWEGNTRYAQYRQFTLSNEINSYRLFVGNYTGNTGRDSLRYHNNTAFSTKDKDNDKCVDDCAQFRKGGYWYNCCTDSNLNGVYYRKGEHTKNMDGITWYGWHGSTYSLKRVEMKIRPEDFKP, encoded by the exons ATGCCAGCAAGACCCACAGTTCAGCTGGCATGGCTCTGCATTGTCACCGTGTCTGTGGCAATctacccagcactgctgcagaagcCTCCCAAGAGGAGAATGATCAATGGGAATGCACAGTTGAAGATGCCAGGCTGCTGTGAGGAGATCAAGGAGCTCAAGCTGCAGGTAGCCAACCTCAGCAGaatgctgcaggagctgagcaagAAGCAGGAAGGGGACTGGGCGAATGTGGTGATGCAGGTGatggagctggaagggagcacCAAGCAGATGGAGTCCCGCCTCATCGACGCTGAGAGCAAATACTCCGAAATGAACAACCAGATAGACATCATGCAACTCCAGGCAGCTCAGACGGTCACACAAACATCAGTTG ATGCTGTTTATGACTGCTCATCACTTTACCAGAGGAACTACAGAATTTCTGGTGTTTACAAGCTACCTCCTGATGAATTTTTGGGAATTCCAGAGCTGGAG GTGTTCTGTGACATGGAGACAGATGGAGGTGGCTGGACTATCATCCAAAGACGTAAAGTTGGTTTGACATCGTTCAATAGGGACTGGAAACAATACAGGGAAGGATTTGGCAATATTAGGGGAGATTTTTGGCtgggaaatgaaaatatctACAGACTTTCAAGACGCCCCACTGTTCTAAGAGTAGAGTTGGAG GACTGGGAAGGTAACACACGCTATGCCCAATACCGGCAATTCACCCTTAGCAATGAAATAAATAGCTACCGGCTGTTTGTGGGGAATTACACCGGGAACACAGGGCGGGATTCCCTGCGGTACCACAACAACACAGCCTTCAGCACGAAGGACAAGGACAATGACAAGTGTGTGGATGACTGTGCCCAGTTCCGTAAAG GTGGATATTGGTACAACTGCTGCACAGATTCCAATCTCAACGGGGTTTACTACCGCAAAGGAGAACACACCAAGAACATGGATGGCATCACCTGGTATGGATGGCACGGATCAACCTATTCACTCAAGAGAGTGGAGATGAAGATCCGGCCAGAGGATTTCAAACCATAG
- the UBIAD1 gene encoding LOW QUALITY PROTEIN: ubiA prenyltransferase domain-containing protein 1 (The sequence of the model RefSeq protein was modified relative to this genomic sequence to represent the inferred CDS: inserted 3 bases in 3 codons; substituted 1 base at 1 genomic stop codon), translating into MRKRSRALPCRAPCVPLKCVRLPVTXARAVVSVPGVGRSVAAMTXIVVLLRDGGASMGPADLVQKISISAESPRGNERNGSGSALAGVDGAXPGRWRHKCAAYVLALRPWSFSASLXPVALGSALAYRAEGALDPGLLVGSAVTVLAVHGAGNLVNTYYDFSKGIDHKKSDDRTLVDQILEPQDVVRFGVFLYTVGCICAAGLYAVSTLKLEHLALIYFGGLSSSFLYTGGIGFKYVALGDVVILITFGPLAVMFAHAVQVGYLSVSPLLYAVPLALSTEAILHSNNTRDMESDRQAGIVTLAILIGPTFSYVLYTVLLFLPYLIFCVLATRYTISMALPLLTIPMAFSLERQFRSQSFSKIPQRTAKLNLLLGLFYVFGITLAPAGALPKL; encoded by the exons ATGCGCAAAAGAAGCAGGGCGCTGCCATGTCGTGCCCCGTGTGTTCCGCTGAAATGTGTCCGGCTGCCCGTGA GAGCAAGGGCGGTTGTGTCTGTGCCGGGCGTCGGGCGCTCCGTGGCGGCTATGACGTGAATCGTG GTGCTGCTGCGAGACGGCGGGGCGAGCATGGGACCAGCAGACCTGGTGCAGAAGATCAGTATCAGCGCCGAGAGCCCTCGCGGGAACGAGAGGAACGGCAGCGGCTCGGCGCTGGCGGGCGTTGACGGGG GCCCCGGCAGATGGAGACACAAGTGTGCAGCCTATGTGCTAGCGCTCCGGCCCTGGAGCTTCAGTGCCTCTC ACCCTGTGGCGCTGGGCAGCGCGCTGGCGTACCGGGCCGAGGGAGCACTCGACCCGGGGTTGCTGGTGGGAAGCGCCGTGACCGTCCTGGCTGTGCATGGGGCCGGCAACTTGGTGAATACCTACTATGACTTTTCCAAAGGCATCGATCACAAGAAAAGTGATGACAGGACATTGGTGGACCAGATTTTGGAGCCGCAGGATGTAGTACGGTTTGGAGTATTCCTCTACACTGTGGGCTGtatctgtgctgctgggctctATGCTGTCTCCACGCTCAAGCTGGAGCACCTGGCCCTGATTTACTTCGGAGGActttccagctccttcctttaTACCGGAG GAATTGGATTTAAATACGTTGCGCTTGGTGATGTGGTGATCCTGATCACCTTTGGGCCCCTGGCTGTCATGTTTGCCCATGCAGTGCAGGTTGGTTACCTGTCTGTGTCACCCCTGCTCTACGCTGTCCCTCTGGCCCTCAGTACTGAGGCTATCCTGCACAGCAACAACACACGGGACATGGAGTCGGACCGGCAGGCGGGAATTGTCACCTTGGCCATCCTCATTGGCCCCACCTTCTCCTATGTTCTCTACACCGTGCTGCTCTTCTTGCCCTACCTGATCTTCTGTGTGCTGGCCACACGCTATACCATCAGCATGGCATTGCCACTGCTCACCATCCCAATGGCATTTTCACTGGAAAGACAGTTCCGGAGTCAGAGCTTCAGCAAAATTCCTCAGCGGACAGCCAAACTCAATCTCCTGCTGGGGCTTTTCTATGTTTTTGGCATTACATTGGCACCTGCTGGTGCTCTGCCCAAACTGTGA